The Haloplanus salinarum genome includes a region encoding these proteins:
- a CDS encoding DHH family phosphoesterase produces MDDDLIDDDGRSLSRKSRLPGAGFFYPDSLDEEYADRRAREAIEGAEAVVVADGDADGLACVALLRERYDAALDVAPFEASLAARLDPGLDDGDDDDEDEDTEDSPVGLVTASPHSLSEALDRVAEYADAGVDVYVCDLCPDDESVVEAADAVTDRAATVRWFDHHQWDDDVASAVRAAGVDLVIGESDEECTADVALRSLADDFPDHLVDLAAVTRDHDLWIKEDPRSDDLADYAHWASAEEYVTVVGRYGPALPEPVVDYLEDRRVEKERLIEAAVDRAELHDVGPWTVGVTYGRCSQNEVAEALREDGADAAVIVKPAGSASIRGSEGFERAHEVAAQVNGGGHPRAAGCKPDVYDDMLDYAHHWTTEGQATKRVILAAFERLIEDDGTADE; encoded by the coding sequence ATGGACGACGACCTGATCGACGACGACGGACGCTCCCTCTCGCGGAAGTCGCGCCTCCCCGGTGCGGGCTTTTTCTATCCCGACTCGCTCGACGAGGAGTACGCCGACCGGCGCGCCCGCGAGGCCATCGAGGGCGCGGAGGCGGTGGTGGTCGCCGACGGCGACGCCGACGGCCTCGCCTGTGTGGCGCTCCTGCGGGAGCGCTACGACGCCGCGCTCGACGTGGCGCCGTTCGAGGCGTCGCTCGCGGCGCGGCTGGATCCGGGGCTGGACGACGGAGACGACGACGACGAGGACGAGGACACCGAGGACTCGCCCGTCGGCCTCGTGACCGCGAGTCCCCACTCGCTGTCCGAGGCGCTCGACCGCGTCGCCGAGTACGCCGACGCCGGCGTCGACGTCTACGTCTGTGACCTCTGTCCGGACGACGAGTCGGTCGTCGAGGCGGCCGACGCGGTGACCGACCGCGCGGCGACGGTCCGCTGGTTCGACCACCACCAGTGGGACGACGACGTGGCGAGCGCGGTCCGGGCGGCGGGTGTCGACCTCGTGATCGGCGAGTCCGACGAGGAGTGCACCGCCGACGTGGCGCTTCGCTCCCTGGCCGACGACTTCCCCGACCACCTCGTCGACCTCGCGGCAGTCACACGGGATCACGACCTCTGGATCAAGGAGGACCCCCGGAGCGACGACCTGGCTGACTACGCCCACTGGGCGAGCGCCGAGGAGTACGTGACCGTCGTCGGGCGGTACGGCCCGGCGCTTCCGGAACCGGTCGTCGACTACCTCGAGGACCGGCGCGTGGAGAAAGAGCGGTTGATCGAGGCGGCGGTCGACCGCGCCGAACTGCACGACGTCGGGCCGTGGACCGTCGGCGTCACCTACGGCCGGTGTTCGCAAAACGAGGTGGCCGAGGCGCTGCGGGAGGACGGGGCCGACGCCGCGGTGATCGTCAAACCCGCCGGCAGCGCCAGCATCCGCGGGAGCGAGGGCTTCGAGCGCGCCCACGAGGTGGCGGCACAGGTGAACGGCGGCGGCCACCCCCGCGCCGCGGGCTGCAAGCCGGACGTCTACGACGACATGCTCGACTACGCCCACCACTGGACGACCGAGGGGCAGGCGACCAAGCGGGTGATCCTCGCGGCGTTCGAACGGTTGATCGAGGACGACGGGACGGCCGACGAGTAG